Part of the Hydrogenobacter hydrogenophilus genome is shown below.
GCTCGTAAGGTATAACGGTGAATATGGCTACCAAGAAGGCGTGTAGTACACCTATGGAGAAGTTCAGCATTATTTGGTTTTTATCAGTTATAAGTAGTGTGAAGTTTTTTAGCGAAGGTTTTATTTCTCTTTCCTGTGCGTGGACCTTAGGTTCAGGTATGAAAAATGCAAGGTAAAAAACCGCAAGGGTGCTCAGAAAAGCGGTTAAGAAAAACAAGAAAGGAACACCCATGTATCCTGCAAGCACTGGAGCTAAGGTTATGCTAAGAGCAAAAACCATACCTATGGAAGCACCTATGTGGGCAAAAGCTCTTGTTCTTACTTCCTCTCTTGTAAGGTCTGCTGCCAGAGCTATCATAGCGGATGATACCGCACCAAAACCTTGAATAAATCTTGCAACTATCATGCTCCATATGTTAGTAGCCAAACCACCCATAAGGCTTCCCAGTATGTAAGTTAGCATCCCAAAGATTATTATTGGTTTCCTACCGTATTTGTCAGATAAGTATCCAAAAGGTATCTGCAAAAAAGCCTGTGCAAGGCCGTATATACCTATAGCCAAACCTATAAGTTGAGGAGATGAACCTTCAAGAGTTTTAAGATAAGGTGAAAGCACAGGCAAAAGCAGGAAAAGACCTAACATTCTAACTGCAACAGCAAATGTTATACCTAAAACACTTTTTATTTCTTCAGGTGTAAAGTCTTTGAGCATACTAAATACCTCCTTTAGTAGAAGGCACATCTGTACCTTGTATGCTAACCGCTTCTTTTAGGGTTTTTGCTAAGGATTTAAAGCATGCTTCTGCTACATGATGAAGTATTTTACCGCTTATTACCCTTATGTGAAGGGTGCTTTTGGAAAAAAGTGCAAAACCTTTGAAGAACTCCCATATGAGCTCAAAGTCAAAGTCAGTTATTTTACCTCTTAGTCCCAAGTCTTCGTAGAAGAAAAGTGGCCTGCCTGATATGTCTATACTGCTCATAACCAAAGCTTCATCCATAGGTACTATGCTATAACCGAATCTGTTTATACCTTTCTTGTCTCCCAGAGCCTTATCAAAAGCCATTCCTATCACTATACCTAAGTCTTCTACTGTGTGGTGGTGTGATACATGAACATCACCTTCCGCGTAAACTTCCATGTCAAAGCCCGAATGCTTGGAGAGGGTCTCCAACATGTGGCTGATAAAACCAACAGGTGTTTTTATGCAGTAAGACCCTGTACCGTCAAGGTTTATGTATATTTCAATTTTGGTCTCTTTGGTCTCTCTACTTATCTTAGCTTCTCGCATATCTAAGGTATTCTATCACAAAACGCCTTAGGCTCTCCCCCGGATCTGCAAAGTAGACCTTCTCCAAAGCATCAAGGTTATGAAGCTTAACGATTAAAATCCTTAACTCTTCTAAAGAGAACTTTTCCGCGTATACTCTAAAACTGTGTTTAAGATATGGGCTGGTCAAACCAAGTTCTGCTAAAGCTTTTTCTTTGTCTTGTCCTGAACTTACCAAGGAGAAAAGCTTGAGTGCATAGCTTATCATAACCGCCTGTATCTGAAGAGGGTGTGTGCCAGCTCTGAGGAGTGAAGAAAGGGACAGTAAGGCTTTTTCAAAGTCTCTATTAAAAAAGGCATCTACAAAGTCAAAAACCGTGTATTCTGCACTTGAAACACAGATCCTTTTTACATCCTCAATAGTTATCCTGCCCTCTTTGTAAAGAAGAAGTTTATCCACCTCGTTTTTTAGCTCCATAAGGTTGTAAGAGGTGATCTCAAGGAGGTAATCAAGGGCTTGGTCTTCTATCTCTCTTCCTTCCTTCTCAAACCTGTTTTTGACTATCTCTTTGATTTTTTTCTTGTTGGGAACTTTTGCCTCAAGGAAATCGCCTACGCTGAGGAGGGTTTTTAGGGGTTCTTTTTCAAGCTGTTGCTTTGTGAGCTTCTCAGACACCACTAAAAATATACTGGCATTTTTGAGCCGTTTTGTAAGAGAAATAAAATAACTGGCATCTTTTATGGATTTTAGTAGTTCCTCTGCTTTTTTGACTATATATACTCTCCTTTTCTTGGTAAACATCTCGCCTTCGGAAAAAACAGAAAAGAAAGACTTTCTGTCCAGCTCGTCACCCCAAAGAATTTTTACTTCGTAAAGGTTTGATAGTTTGTCAACAAAGGTTTTTAGGACATACTCATCCTCTACCTGCACTAAGTTTACGGGTTTTATCTCTCTGTTTTCTAAGCCTTTCTGATATTCGATCAGGTTCATCAGGAGTGCATAGCTTTCAGAAAATCTTTATTAGTCTTGAACTTTTTGAGCTTGTCCAGCAGAAATTCCATAGCTTCTATGGGATCCATGGTGGCAAGGAACTTTCTAAGCACCCAGACTCTCTGAAGTTCCCACTCCTCAAGGAGAAGCTCTTCCTTCCTTGTACCTGACTTTTCTATGTTTATTGCAGGGAATATTCTTCTCTCCATGAGCCTTCTGTCTAAGTGTATCTCCATATTACCTGTACCCTTAAACTCTTCGTATATAACATCGTCCATCTTAGAACCTGTTTCTATAAGTGCTGTAGCTATTATGGTAAGAGAACCTCCTTCCTCTATATTTCTTGCTGCGCCAAAGAACTTCTTAGGTCTTTGAAGAGCGGTTGCCTCTATACCACCTGTTA
Proteins encoded:
- a CDS encoding MFS transporter, which codes for MLKDFTPEEIKSVLGITFAVAVRMLGLFLLLPVLSPYLKTLEGSSPQLIGLAIGIYGLAQAFLQIPFGYLSDKYGRKPIIIFGMLTYILGSLMGGLATNIWSMIVARFIQGFGAVSSAMIALAADLTREEVRTRAFAHIGASIGMVFALSITLAPVLAGYMGVPFLFFLTAFLSTLAVFYLAFFIPEPKVHAQEREIKPSLKNFTLLITDKNQIMLNFSIGVLHAFLVAIFTVIPYELVYNYHFPKPKHWEIYLPAVFLSLMVMVPSTIAAEKKGKFKEVFLLGILSIFLGFLAYYFMRNFLGSVLLVFFFFIGFHLLEPIVPSLLTKLTHRDLRGLSLGFFNTNQFFGAFLGGLWGGFVLKHGIHYFLLLAFAMCALWYLLAYTWFNTLQSEGKLGKSGL
- the hisB gene encoding imidazoleglycerol-phosphate dehydratase HisB, giving the protein MREAKISRETKETKIEIYINLDGTGSYCIKTPVGFISHMLETLSKHSGFDMEVYAEGDVHVSHHHTVEDLGIVIGMAFDKALGDKKGINRFGYSIVPMDEALVMSSIDISGRPLFFYEDLGLRGKITDFDFELIWEFFKGFALFSKSTLHIRVISGKILHHVAEACFKSLAKTLKEAVSIQGTDVPSTKGGI
- the holA gene encoding DNA polymerase III subunit delta; translated protein: MNLIEYQKGLENREIKPVNLVQVEDEYVLKTFVDKLSNLYEVKILWGDELDRKSFFSVFSEGEMFTKKRRVYIVKKAEELLKSIKDASYFISLTKRLKNASIFLVVSEKLTKQQLEKEPLKTLLSVGDFLEAKVPNKKKIKEIVKNRFEKEGREIEDQALDYLLEITSYNLMELKNEVDKLLLYKEGRITIEDVKRICVSSAEYTVFDFVDAFFNRDFEKALLSLSSLLRAGTHPLQIQAVMISYALKLFSLVSSGQDKEKALAELGLTSPYLKHSFRVYAEKFSLEELRILIVKLHNLDALEKVYFADPGESLRRFVIEYLRYARS